TTCTGGCCACCATCTTGACGATGGCATTATTGATCCGCGTGACACCCGCAAGGCGTTGGGCTTTCTGCTCGCCACCGTATGGGAGGCGCGGCACCGCGATGTGCGCAAAAACTCCTTTGGCATTGCACGGATGTGAGGCGGCATATGACGGAACTTCCCAAGACCGAGGCACTGGAGCTGGAGCAGGATGGCGGCTGGCTGACAATCTGGTTTAATCAGCCAGAAAAGCGCAATCCACTGACGGGCGAAATGACCCGCGAACTGCAGACTGTGCTTGATGCAGTGCGCGATGATCGGAATGTTCGCGGTATTACCCTCAGGGGGCGTGGCGGCATATTTTGCGCCGGTGGTGACCTGAAAGCTTTTAAGAGCATGGCCGGTGCGGAAGGCGAGGATGCACATGCAGATATTATCGCAATGTCAAAGTCGGGGGCAGCCATCTTTCAGTCGGTCAATTCGATGCCGCAAGTGGTGATCGCACTTGTCGAAGGCGCGGCGATGGCGGGTGGCTTGGGTCTGGCATGCTGCGCTGATGTGATGATTGTCGAGAAAGGCGCGAAATTTGCCTTCACCGAAACCGCTATCGGGCTGACACCAGCGCAGATTGCGCCTTATGTGCTGCAGAAAGTCGGCTATGCCACAGGCCGCAGGCTTATGCTGACAGCAGCACGGCTCAATGGCGCAACAGCTGCGGAAATCGGTCTGGCAGATCAGTGTGTCGATGATGCTGCGGGCTTGAGGGAGGCGGAACATGCTATTCGCAAACAGGTCCTGCAATGTGCGCCGGGCGCGGTTGCCGATATCAAGCACCTGATCCTCGCACTG
The sequence above is drawn from the Parasphingorhabdus sp. SCSIO 66989 genome and encodes:
- a CDS encoding enoyl-CoA hydratase/isomerase family protein yields the protein MTELPKTEALELEQDGGWLTIWFNQPEKRNPLTGEMTRELQTVLDAVRDDRNVRGITLRGRGGIFCAGGDLKAFKSMAGAEGEDAHADIIAMSKSGAAIFQSVNSMPQVVIALVEGAAMAGGLGLACCADVMIVEKGAKFAFTETAIGLTPAQIAPYVLQKVGYATGRRLMLTAARLNGATAAEIGLADQCVDDAAGLREAEHAIRKQVLQCAPGAVADIKHLILALPQLEGEERVKAAAENFAGRVLSDEGREGLASFLEKRKPEWAQGAGA